The Maniola hyperantus chromosome 2, iAphHyp1.2, whole genome shotgun sequence genome includes a region encoding these proteins:
- the LOC138403667 gene encoding uncharacterized protein, whose protein sequence is MRLGLKSGRRISTTIIIIMINLSPAHYRARVSYALEYPKSNLVEGGCSRYLHPPSTKPSRVLCAYRGGKRKEPDCPTADAGDSAGGSKGGNEGRPSLSGVRPLADTRATPGCSTGGHASGQESASDRNPHASGESSTTTGRAGQTVVMDRGNDGGHTDPKGNPIRTRGATGPDGSNTARPPTTTTTTTTTKPDSDNLQKVPNPPNKRAHPRSRKRNRGMTQPDTQNNPGPSSSQPNNKRNRPDDSISPRGEYKRPRTDHRPHRDAKDHYAKAVQSHLSVAVTTTPRTDLTQAEANTIQGLIQKAIFAACIEPLAPGQTRYAPAFEGKAFLSEGVLKMWCHDDQALSWLKNVVPNLTSPKSGTKLTVIQQTEIPIRVRSGLYVPDYDGEIGQLHQVLSHQNPWYKVSQWVLFSYSRTTSSPPGVFLILGIPNEELPTILERGRKVAYSTGTIYIRFFTDEGLSDVPPGHNLEPENREEPDVGGDMDVDEPTSQLCATPEPSVSTVLGNIEEMLADSRTNLIQPRERKATQNASEETAPAEQPPAQRATEK, encoded by the coding sequence CACTCGAGTATCCAAAAAGCAATTTAGTTGAGGGTGGGTGTAGCCGTTACCTACACCCACCCTCAACTAAACCGAGTCGGGTTCTTTGCGCTTACCGAGGCGGGAAGCGCAAAGAACCCGACTGCCCAACCGCGGATGCTGGCGACTCGGCCGGGGGAAGTAAGGGAGGAAACGAAGGACGGCCTTCACTAAGTGGAGTACGGCCTCTCGCGGACACCCGCGCAACCCCCGGCTGTTCCACCGGCGGACATGCGAGCGGGCAGGAATCGGCCTCTGACCGCAACCCACATGCCTCGGGAGAGTCGAGCACCACCACCGGAAGGGCTGGGCAAACCGTGGTCATGGACAGGGGGAACGATGGTGGTCACACCGACCCCAAAGGGAACCCAATCCGGACGCGGGGCGCAACGGGCCCTGACGGTTCCAACACCGCTCGACCCCCaacgacaacaacaacaacaacaacaaccaaaCCAGACAGTGACAACTTACAAAAAGTCCCCAACCCACCTAATAAGCGGGCTCACCCCCGCTCTAGGAAGCGGAATAGGGGAATGACACAACCAGACACACAGAACAACCCCGGACCGTCGTCAAGTCAACctaacaacaaaagaaatagaCCTGACGACTCGATCTCACCCAGGGGGGAATATAAACGACCACGAACGGACCACAGACCACACCGAGACGCGAAGGACCACTACGCGAAAGCCGTCCAATCGCACTTGAGTGTGGCTGTGACAACTACCCCAAGGACTGACTTAACTCAAGCTGAGGCGAACACCATACAGGGTCTGATACAGAAGGCGATTTTCGCGGCCTGTATCGAACCCTTGGCGCCAGGCCAAACCCGATACGCCCCGGCGTTTGAAGGTAAAGCCTTCCTCAGCGAGGGTGTCCTAAAAATGTGGTGCCACGACGACCAAGCACTTAGCTGGCTCAAGAACGTGGTACCAAATTTAACATCACCAAAGAGCGGAACAAAACTCACTGTGATACAACAGACCGAAATACCAATTAGGGTAAGGTCGGGGCTATATGTCCCGGACTACGACGGGGAGATAGGCCAACTACATCAAGTCCTATCTCATCAAAACCCGTGGTATAAGGTGTCACAGTGGGTCTTGTTCAGCTACTCGCGAACAACCAGCAGCCCTCCTGGTGTGTTCCTGATACTAGGAATTCCCAACGAGGAGCTGCCAACGATTCTGGAGCGCGGCAGGAAGGTCGCCTACTCCACGGGCACTATCTATATCAGGTTCTTCACGGATGAAGGACTAAGTGATGTACCGCCCGGGCATAACTTAGAGCCTGAAAACCGAGAGGAGCCTGATGTGGGTGGTGACATGGATGTGGATGAACCAACCAGTCAGCTCTGTGCAACACCTGAGCCCTCCGTAAGCACAGTCCTCGGCAACATCGAGGAAATGCTAGCGGACTCCCGGACTAACCTCATACAACCCCGGGAGAGAAAGGCGACACAAAACGCTTCAGAAGAAACTGCCCCTGCCGAACAACCCCCGGCACAGAGGGCGACAGAAAAATAA